The Salvia miltiorrhiza cultivar Shanhuang (shh) chromosome 2, IMPLAD_Smil_shh, whole genome shotgun sequence DNA window atgaCAAAATAAACTGACCGTATAAAATTgtatgttaaataaaataaagaaagaattaataatatttatacagtatcatttttaaaaaagtggtcatatttaaaaataaaataaaaaaagaaagaaaaaattaatagttagagtccaaatgataatattaaataaaataaagaaaaaataataatattaatacatatCATTTGCAAACAAAAGTGGCCATATttcaaaaaaagataaagaaaaaattatagttagagtccaaaataaaaagaaaaaaaagaaaagaaaagaaaaaggtgaCCATATACCTAGTGCGTTTACTTCTAGGGCATTTATTTACAAAGCTTAAATTAAGGAAggtttatttttaatgattaatctttatagataaatataaaaaataaatctttaaaaactttccaatttgaaaaaaattaacaatatcGTTACAtatcatttacaaaaaaaaggTGGCCATATTTtaggaaataaatcaataacttTCCAAAATTATCAAagttgaaaaaagaaataaaatctgTAAAAACTTTCTCATataaattaagggtaatttagtcatgattataatttaatttagataataaaattttaagggTATTATGTGTGCACATATTATGTGTGTCTAGCATTATTCTTGAAATTATTCCCTAACGTACGGTGATGACCTTCGTATTAATTAACAATGAGCTTTAGAATTTAAACCCCCCAAGTTTCCCATTTTCCAAGGAAAAAAAATGCCTGAAAcgcactacaaaaaaagtttCCGCTATTGACAAGAAGTTTGGTAGCTATTatgtgtgtcataaaaattagtagCATTTAATGGTGTAGCTAATCATTAATAGTTACAATTTtaaatgtcactaatttttgtGACACGCATAATAGCTACCAAGCTCCATGTCACTAGTGGaaacttttttttgtagtgaacaGTAGTCTATAACTTTTCATTTTGCTTAAGATGTGGCTCGTGATGAATAACTCGACACACACATTAATTATGCTATtgaatgattatttatcacccaaaaaaatgaattaattatttaatcattcctcaattttatatcaatctTATTTATCTCATCCATTAACTCTGAATGGTTAAATTTAGGTCATGACTATACAGTACCATCTGTACCTACATCTTATTGTCGCCCCTTCTTCGTCCAAGAGGAGAATCCCTCTTTCGATCCCTTTTTTTTGCGGTAGAGGTggattgtttttttatttttatttatttaatataaaatgaTGTTTCATATGGCTAGTTGAGAAAAAATACACTTCAAATTCAATAACATAAATCATTTTTTCATTACTGAATTTcatataacataacattttatgaaaaatattgaaaattggaGGTTTtgagaagaaaacaaaaattaggaacaattttaaaaaaatattaaaagttaaAAGATTCAAAACACTATTACACCTATCATTTTCATTGCTTAACATTTACGTATACCGAAAGTACTGGGATAATAAATTGGATTCGATTTCTCACATTAGCTTTTTTCTGATGTAACAAACGTAATGATTATTTTAAAATCTTAAATCTGACTATAGGGCAAACTGATCAACAACGACGTACAAATAAATGATTCTACATAATAATTAGTTGGGCTAGCAAAGTAGTTATAATGTTAATTCAAAATATTGTTGGCTACTAAAACAAACTCCTAACGACATAGAATTGATGGATCAATACATTATACACGTACACGCACAAAAGtaataatctaattaaattTGGGATGATTAGGCATCACCGGACCTCAAacttttgatgattttgattccAAAATAGGGAAAAACAGTCTGTCATGTAATTAATTGAGTAAATATATCGAAATCCAAATTATTAGATTGCATGCAATGTATCACCACTATTTATATTgttacattaaaaattaaaaagtgtgACGCGCGTTGCTAGTGTATTTGGACTtaaaccattttttttaaatctggATTTAACCAAATTTAGTAGTTTAATCTAATTAGTTGTCGTTACCGCGATTTCTCTAACTTATATTCACAATCAAATAAAACCACACGAAcagtaatattattattagtttaaACCTATGTTGACAATCATATATCCGACGTCATCTAACTAGGATGTTATTAGTCCCTTCCtgaagagagaaaaagaaatagaaCTACAAACTAGGATTAGTCAAAATtatactttaatttataaacaaCAAACAACTAAGTAGACAACTAATTGCATCTCAGAAAGCAAATAATACTTGTTAGTATAAATTAAGAAAGGCGACAGTTTTATCTTAAGCTTAACTAATTAAGGAGCTATCAGTGGGTGTAACTAAGTTCAATTCCCCCCACTACCATAACCTAATCCGCCAAACACATAgcaacctctctctctctctctcgttgtgattgtgttttgttttgttgttgttgtattaTAAAAGGGAGTCCTCAGCACTTAACTCTGAGAACACAAGCAAGCAATAATATTTTCATCATCTTAAATATTACTtgttgaaaagaaaagaaaagaaataaagcaGCTAGAAATTAATGGAGAAGAAGATGAGCTCTTTGTCTGCGTTGGCATTGTTGCTCCTTTGGATGCCTCTAGCAATGGCCAAACTGCACACCCATCAGTTCGTGGTAAGTCTGTAGCTAGctctcttttatatataatgcTATTGCTAATTAATTTGAAGGTTGatcatcaataatatatatagcGATTAAGTAGACATTAATATAATGTCATGATATATAGGTTGAAGCAACCCCAGTGAAGAGGCTGTGCAAAACCCACAACACGATCACGGTGAATGGGATGTATCCGGGGCCAACGTTGGAGGTGAACAACGGCGACACTCTGGTGGTGAAGGTTATTAACAGAGCTCGTTACAACGTTACAATTCACTGGTATGTATAGTATTttgcatgcatgcatgcatgcacACTAGCTAGCTAGCTTGTTGTAAATTGTAATGATCGatgaatgaatgaattaattaagatgTAGATGatgaatgaattaattattgttaattattAGGCATGGCGTGAGGCAAATGAGAAGTGCATGGGCTGATGGCCCAGAATTTGTGACTCAGTGTCCAATTAGACCTGGCAAAAGTTACACTTATCGTTTCACAATCCAAGGACAAGAAGGCACGCTGTGGTGGCACGCCCACAGCTCGTGGCTGAGAGCCACCGTCTACGGCGGTCTCATCATTCGCCCCAAACAAGGCGATGCATATCCCTTCCCTAAGCCCCACCGTGAAACTCCCCTTCTTCTTGGTGAATGGTGGGACGCCAATCCCATTGATGTTGTGAGAGAAGCTACCAGAAGCGGAGCTGCTCCCAATGTCTCCGATGCTTACACCATCAACGGCCAACCTGGTGATCTTTACAACTGCTCCGCCAAACACACTCTTATTGTTCCGATCAACCCCGGGCAAACTAATCTGCTCAGAGTCGTCAACTCCGCACTCAACCAAGAACTCTTCTTCAAAGTCGCCAACCACAAGCTCACCGTCGTCGCCGCCGACGCCTCCTACGTCAAGCCCTTCTCCACCTCCGTCCTCATGCTCGGCCCCGGCCAGACCACCGACGTCCTCATCACCGCCAACCAGCCACCCAACAGATACCACATCGCAGCACGTGCTTACGCAAGTGCTCAGGGCGCCCCCTTCGAcaacaccaccaccaccgccatcCTTCAATACCACAACTTCTCCTCGCCATCGGCAAAGCCTGTGGCCGCCCTCATGCCCGCTTTCAACGACACCCCCACCGTCACCGCCTTCACCAGGAGCTTGAGAAGCCCCAGGAGGGTGGAAGTGCCCACCAAGATCGACCACAATCTCTTCTTCACGGTGGGGCTGGGCCTCAACAACTGCCCGCGCGGCGCCAGGGCCCGAAACTGCCAGGGCCCCAACGGAACACGCTT harbors:
- the LOC131011079 gene encoding laccase-12-like — protein: MEKKMSSLSALALLLLWMPLAMAKLHTHQFVVEATPVKRLCKTHNTITVNGMYPGPTLEVNNGDTLVVKVINRARYNVTIHWHGVRQMRSAWADGPEFVTQCPIRPGKSYTYRFTIQGQEGTLWWHAHSSWLRATVYGGLIIRPKQGDAYPFPKPHRETPLLLGEWWDANPIDVVREATRSGAAPNVSDAYTINGQPGDLYNCSAKHTLIVPINPGQTNLLRVVNSALNQELFFKVANHKLTVVAADASYVKPFSTSVLMLGPGQTTDVLITANQPPNRYHIAARAYASAQGAPFDNTTTTAILQYHNFSSPSAKPVAALMPAFNDTPTVTAFTRSLRSPRRVEVPTKIDHNLFFTVGLGLNNCPRGARARNCQGPNGTRFAASMNNVSFVLPSNFSLLQAHQQGLRGVFTTDFPARPPTQFDYTGNVSRSLWQPMRGTRLYKLKYGEAVQVVLQGTSIFTAENHPIHLHGYDFYIVAEGFGNFNPTRDTPKFNLVDPPMRNTASVPVGGWAVIRFVADNPGVWLMHCHLDVHITWGLAMAFLVDNGVGELQTLQPPPPDLPLC